One window of Dysidea avara chromosome 11, odDysAvar1.4, whole genome shotgun sequence genomic DNA carries:
- the LOC136238820 gene encoding rho GTPase-activating protein 26-like isoform X2 — protein sequence MCDALNPNYNLMQASSNLGVVFGSTLIRPEVETVASIKDIKCQNIIVEIMIDEKDRTSRREDVCIVQCYCSLAEDCVALRLDNNDPNFLTTLAVKCWTAG from the exons ATGTG TGATGCTCTGAATCCCAACTACAACCTGATGCAAGCTAGTAGTAACCTGGGAGTAGTGTTTGGATCAACTCTCATACGACCTGAGGTTGAGACAGTGGCTAGTATCAAGGACATCAAGTGCCAGAACATCATAGTGGAGATTATGATTGATGAGAAGGATagg ACAAGCAGAAGAGAagatgtatgcattgtacagTGCTACTGTTCTTTAGCTGAAGACTGTGTCGCGTTACGTTTGGATAATAATGACCCAAATTTTCTAACCA cactggctgtcaagtgctggacagctggataa
- the LOC136238820 gene encoding rho GTPase-activating protein Graf-like isoform X1, translating into MLARIGLTEEGISGILSIIECGSDALNPNYNLMQASSNLGVVFGSTLIRPEVETVASIKDIKCQNIIVEIMIDEKDRTSRREDVCIVQCYCSLAEDCVALRLDNNDPNFLTTLAVKCWTAG; encoded by the exons ATGTTAGCAAG GATAGGCCTGACTGAAGAGGGGATATCTGGCATCCTCTCCATAATTGAATGTGGTAG TGATGCTCTGAATCCCAACTACAACCTGATGCAAGCTAGTAGTAACCTGGGAGTAGTGTTTGGATCAACTCTCATACGACCTGAGGTTGAGACAGTGGCTAGTATCAAGGACATCAAGTGCCAGAACATCATAGTGGAGATTATGATTGATGAGAAGGATagg ACAAGCAGAAGAGAagatgtatgcattgtacagTGCTACTGTTCTTTAGCTGAAGACTGTGTCGCGTTACGTTTGGATAATAATGACCCAAATTTTCTAACCA cactggctgtcaagtgctggacagctggataa